Proteins from one Bufo gargarizans isolate SCDJY-AF-19 chromosome 8, ASM1485885v1, whole genome shotgun sequence genomic window:
- the KLHL41 gene encoding kelch-like protein 41: MDPTKELKEELRLYQSTLLQDGLKELLDENKFVDCFLKAGDKSLPCHRLILAACSPYFREFFLSEESEEKKKNVELDNVDPAVMEAILKYLYSADIDLNDGNVQDIFALASRFQIPSVFTVCVTYLQRRLSTANCLAIFRLGLLLDCPRLAVTARDYVCDRFNHICSEDDFLQLAPHELIAVISSDAVNVEKEETVFEAVMKWAKTDKENKVKTLADVFDCIRFRLMTEKYFKDRVEKEELFKDPEIQKKIKVIKDAFGGKLPEPPKDKAGDSDVGDEDLLPGYLNDIPRHGMFVKDLVIMISDTATVAYDPVENECYLVALSEQIPRNHSSIVTKSKQVYVIGGLYVDEESKDSPLKSYFFELDSIGGEWIGLPPLLSARCLFGLGEADNCIYAIAGKDLQSEESLDTVFAYDVKSVAWNEAKKLPVKVYGHSVASHNGLVYCVGGKTDDKKCTGRMFVFNPKKGDWKDLPPMRTARSMFGIAVHKDKIFVAGGVTEEGLTASVEAYDIATNKWETIPEFPQERSSINLVTSAGSLYAIGGFAMVQLETKEFAPSELTDIWKFEDDKKEWSGMLKEIRYASGATCLDSRLNLFKLTKL, encoded by the exons ATGGATCCCACCAAGGAACTAAAAGAAGAACTTCGGCTTTATCAATCTACTCTTCTACAGGATGGACTGAAAGAACTTCTAGATGAAAATAAATTTGTCGATTGCTTCCTGAAAGCTGGAGACAAAAGTCTACCTTGTCACAGGCTGATCCTTGCAGCCTGTAGTCCTTATTTCCGGGAGTTCTTCTTGTCTGAGGAAagcgaagagaagaagaaaaacgTGGAGCTGGACAACGTTGACCCAGCTGTGATGGAAGCCATTCTTAAGTACCTCTACTCTGCCGATATTGACCTTAATGATGGAAATGTCCAGGATATTTTTGCATTGGCCAGTCGTTTCCAGATCCCATCCGTCTTCACCGTATGTGTCACCTACCTCCAGAGGCGCCTCTCAACCGCGAATTGCCTGGCTATCTTCAGGTTAGGCCTACTTCTGGACTGTCCACGTCTTGCAGTCACTGCACGCGATTATGTGTGTGATCGGTTCAACCATATATGTAGCGAAGATGACTTTCTGCAGCTCGCTCCACACGAACTGATCGCTGTCATTTCTAGCGACGCCGTAAATGTTGAAAAAGAAGAAACTGTGTTTGAGGCCGTGATGAAATGGGCCAAGACGGATAAGGAGAACAAAGTGAAGACCCTGGCAGATGTCTTTGACTGCATAAGATTTCGTCTTATGACCGAAAAATATTTCAAGGATCGTGTCGAAAAGGAGGAGCTGTTTAAAGATCCTGAAATCCAGAAGAAGATTAAGGTCATTAAAGATGCCTTCGGAGGCAAACTGCCTGAACCACCCAAAGATAAGGCAGGCGATAGTGATGTTGGGGATGAAGACTTACTTCCCGGATATCTGAATGACATTCCTAGACATGGCATGTTTGTCAAAGATCTTGTCATAATGATCAGCGACACAGCTACAGTGGCTTATGATCCAGTAGAAAACGAATGCTACTTGGTAGCTCTGTCCGAGCAGATTCCAAGAAATCATTCCAGTATAGTCACCAAATCGAAGCAAGTGTATGTCATTGGCGGGCTGTATGTGGATGAAGAAAGCAAGGATAGCCCTTTAAAGTCCTACTTCTTCGAG CTGGACAGCATTGGTGGGGAATGGATTGGGCTACCACCACTTCTGTCAGCCAGATGTCTTTTTGGCCTGGGTGAAGCCGACAACTGTATCTATGCCATTGCTGGCAAAGACCTGCAGTCTGAGGAGTCGCTTGATACAGTCTTTGCTTATGATGTTAA ATCAGTAGCTTGGAACGAAGCAAAGAAACTTCCTGTCAAGGTTTATGGACATTCTGTAGCGTCACACAATGGACTCGTCTATTGTGTTGGAGGAAAAACAGATGACAA GAAATGTACTGGAAGAATGTTTGTATTCAATCCCAAAAAAGGCGACTGGAAAGATCTTCCTCCAATGAGAACAGCTCGCTCAATGTTTGGTATTGCTGTGCATAAAGACAAGATCTTTGTCGCTGGTGGTGTTACAGAGGAAGGACTGACCGCATCAGTGGAAGCCTATGATATTGCCACAAACAA atgggAAACGATACCAGAATTCCCACAAGAAAGAAGTTCCATCAACTTGGTTACTTCAGCTGGATCTCTGTATGCTATTGGAGGGTTTGCAATGGTTCAGCTGGAAACAAAGGAATTTGCACCTTCAGAGCTCACAGACATATGGAA ATTTGAGGATGACAAGAAGGAATGGAGTGGGATGCTGAAGGAAATCCGATACGCCTCAGGAGCCACCTGCCTGGACTCTCGCCTTAATCTATTTAAGCTGACAAAGCTGTAA